One Aquisediminimonas profunda genomic region harbors:
- a CDS encoding bifunctional 3-(3-hydroxy-phenyl)propionate/3-hydroxycinnamic acid hydroxylase, whose product MSFDCDVLIAGGGPTGVTLAVLLARRGVKVIVAEKEAEIYPLPRAAHIDHEGMRILQEAGVADEVMATSRRVARYDFLNAKGDLLMRFAGSDKIGPGGWPGANMIHQPSVEAALRRSLTHESTATLHCQWELLDFDEDPEGVTARLQTPEGEKIIRARYLVGADGARSPVREASGIAFDDLNFEEPWLVVDVLVDDYSRLPTANLQICDPDRPTTCVLMGEGRHRWEFMIKPGETPEQVSDDAFIEKLLEPWKVDGAVRMERKAVYTFRARIADRWRKGRVLLAGDAAHQTPPFAGQGMCSGLRDAANLAWKLAEVLRGHAQDDLLDTYQPEREPNLRATIQMAIMMGRMVCTTSKWTAFLRDTKFKVARALRKLPDGPVAYPPISVGAILPGSPAAGSYFPQTLALDGARLDDVLGTGFWLIEKAGLADPKIAPFAGTLDKWLSRNEVNSVLVRPDRYVFGSGDSEQLLSAWHERVSVKRTEGPMGSRAAGQL is encoded by the coding sequence ATGAGTTTTGACTGCGATGTGCTGATCGCGGGCGGCGGTCCGACAGGGGTGACACTGGCGGTTCTGCTCGCGCGACGCGGCGTGAAGGTGATTGTGGCCGAAAAGGAAGCCGAGATCTATCCGCTGCCCAGGGCTGCTCATATTGATCACGAAGGAATGCGTATCCTGCAAGAAGCCGGTGTTGCGGACGAAGTGATGGCAACCAGCCGTCGTGTAGCCCGTTATGACTTCCTAAACGCCAAGGGCGACCTCCTGATGCGTTTTGCCGGCTCGGACAAGATTGGCCCTGGCGGTTGGCCGGGCGCGAACATGATTCATCAGCCATCGGTTGAGGCAGCATTGCGACGTTCGTTGACCCATGAGTCAACAGCAACACTGCATTGCCAATGGGAACTCTTGGACTTTGATGAAGATCCCGAGGGCGTCACCGCCCGCCTTCAAACGCCCGAAGGAGAAAAGATCATACGTGCCCGCTACCTCGTCGGCGCAGATGGTGCACGCTCCCCGGTGCGAGAAGCCTCAGGCATAGCATTCGACGACCTCAATTTTGAGGAGCCCTGGCTCGTCGTCGATGTGCTGGTCGATGATTATTCCAGATTGCCGACCGCGAACCTGCAGATTTGCGATCCGGACCGGCCGACGACCTGCGTCCTTATGGGCGAAGGACGCCACCGATGGGAATTCATGATCAAGCCGGGCGAAACTCCCGAACAGGTCAGTGACGATGCGTTCATAGAAAAGCTCCTCGAGCCCTGGAAGGTCGATGGTGCGGTACGGATGGAACGCAAGGCCGTTTACACCTTCCGCGCGCGTATTGCGGACCGGTGGCGAAAAGGGCGCGTGTTGCTGGCAGGTGACGCGGCGCACCAGACTCCGCCCTTTGCCGGTCAAGGGATGTGCTCGGGCCTGCGCGATGCAGCCAACCTGGCGTGGAAACTTGCGGAAGTTCTGCGTGGCCACGCACAGGACGACCTCCTCGACACATACCAGCCAGAACGCGAACCCAATCTGCGTGCCACGATCCAGATGGCGATCATGATGGGCCGCATGGTTTGCACAACGAGTAAATGGACAGCATTCCTGAGGGATACGAAGTTCAAGGTGGCACGGGCATTGCGCAAGCTCCCTGATGGCCCAGTTGCTTATCCGCCAATCTCGGTTGGCGCCATTTTGCCGGGCAGCCCTGCAGCAGGCAGCTATTTCCCGCAAACGCTGGCTTTGGATGGTGCGCGTCTGGATGATGTGCTTGGCACTGGATTCTGGCTTATCGAAAAGGCCGGCCTGGCGGATCCCAAAATAGCGCCCTTCGCTGGTACGCTCGACAAATGGCTATCCAGGAATGAGGTGAACTCTGTTCTCGTCCGACCGGACCGATATGTTTTTGGCAGCGGGGACAGTGAACAGTTGCTTTCTGCATGGCACGAAAGGGTCAGTGTCAAAAGAACTGAAGGACCAATGGGAAGTCGCGCTGCCGGGCAACTTTAA
- a CDS encoding fumarylacetoacetate hydrolase family protein: MKLATYTFEGRTRTGIVVEDKIIDTGVDGSMIDLIRDWDALKPDLEAKAAAGGGQSLSSVKLEAPVQRPGKIFAIGLNYADHIAESNMAAPERQVWFTKAQTSVNGPFDPIEIARGTMTADYEVELVAIVGKGGKHVSADDAQSAIFGYCVGNDVTERMWQHATPQWSLGKSFDTHAPMGPWIVTADDVGDPHQLGLRCFVNGEKRQDSNTKHLVFNVWQQVEHLSVGMTLEPGDVLFTGTPGGVGAAMDPRQFLKAGDTVRCEIDGLGHIEATMVAEA, encoded by the coding sequence ATGAAACTCGCGACTTACACTTTTGAGGGCCGCACGCGCACCGGCATCGTCGTTGAGGACAAGATCATTGATACCGGCGTCGACGGCTCAATGATTGACCTTATTCGGGATTGGGACGCGCTTAAACCAGACCTTGAAGCGAAGGCTGCTGCGGGCGGCGGACAGTCTCTGTCGTCTGTGAAGCTTGAAGCGCCTGTTCAGCGTCCCGGCAAGATCTTTGCGATTGGCCTCAACTATGCCGACCATATCGCTGAATCGAACATGGCGGCCCCTGAACGGCAGGTCTGGTTCACAAAGGCACAGACCAGCGTCAATGGCCCCTTCGATCCGATCGAGATCGCCAGGGGCACAATGACGGCAGACTATGAGGTCGAATTGGTGGCTATTGTCGGCAAAGGTGGAAAGCATGTCAGCGCAGATGATGCCCAATCGGCAATATTCGGATATTGTGTCGGCAATGACGTTACGGAGCGCATGTGGCAGCACGCCACGCCGCAATGGTCGCTGGGAAAAAGCTTCGACACGCACGCCCCCATGGGTCCGTGGATCGTTACAGCCGATGACGTGGGCGATCCTCATCAACTGGGGCTGCGTTGCTTCGTCAATGGCGAAAAGCGGCAGGATTCCAACACGAAGCACCTCGTGTTCAATGTCTGGCAACAGGTGGAGCATCTTTCGGTCGGCATGACTCTTGAACCCGGCGATGTGCTGTTCACGGGCACGCCCGGTGGCGTCGGCGCGGCAATGGACCCACGCCAATTCCTGAAAGCAGGCGATACCGTGCGATGCGAAATCGACGGCCTTGGCCATATTGAAGCTACAATGGTCGCGGAGGCCTGA
- a CDS encoding VOC family protein, translated as MPVIKVEDIAHVRFAAPDLAIMRAFLEDFGLECFEQGGKLYGKGSDGRPFLHVTQPGEAKFLAIGLRAETLADLETLAAAEHVAVERLDEPGDGMIVRLTDPDGYGVEVVAGQANAQPSPAVLDGMRNTASDKQRFRAPVRLGSGPAHVVRIGHAVLKVRDFRASERWYKDRFGFLTSDEVEAAEDLPIGAFMRCDRGSKPADHHTLFLAQLPGKLGLLHAAFEVANLDDLMLGHQHLKSKKREAAWGVGRHIMGSQVFDYWKDPFGNELEHWTDGDLFTAADPPQKQPMSALLAVQWGSPHPMFAAKLAPPPGLITFLASLQLRIKRLFGRQTKGTLA; from the coding sequence ATGCCCGTCATCAAGGTTGAGGATATCGCGCATGTCCGTTTTGCGGCGCCAGATCTCGCGATCATGCGGGCATTCCTGGAAGACTTTGGCCTGGAATGCTTCGAGCAGGGTGGGAAGCTGTATGGCAAGGGCAGCGACGGACGACCATTTTTGCATGTCACCCAGCCCGGGGAGGCGAAATTCCTGGCAATCGGCTTGCGGGCCGAAACTCTGGCTGATCTGGAGACGCTCGCTGCAGCAGAACATGTCGCTGTGGAGCGACTGGATGAACCCGGTGACGGCATGATTGTACGACTGACTGATCCCGACGGTTATGGCGTTGAAGTTGTGGCGGGACAGGCCAATGCCCAACCGTCGCCCGCTGTCCTGGACGGGATGCGAAACACAGCCTCTGACAAGCAACGGTTTCGTGCCCCTGTCCGCCTCGGGTCCGGGCCAGCCCATGTTGTCCGGATCGGCCATGCCGTTCTGAAGGTCCGTGACTTTCGCGCGTCGGAACGATGGTACAAGGACCGCTTCGGCTTCCTGACGTCTGATGAGGTTGAAGCCGCAGAAGATTTGCCCATTGGGGCATTCATGCGTTGTGACAGGGGAAGCAAGCCTGCCGATCATCATACGCTTTTCCTCGCCCAGCTGCCCGGAAAGCTGGGCCTGCTCCACGCTGCATTTGAGGTCGCGAATCTCGACGACCTCATGCTGGGCCACCAACATCTCAAGTCAAAGAAGCGCGAGGCTGCCTGGGGCGTTGGTCGCCATATCATGGGCAGCCAGGTTTTCGACTATTGGAAGGACCCCTTTGGCAACGAGCTTGAGCACTGGACCGATGGGGACCTCTTCACGGCAGCAGATCCGCCCCAAAAACAGCCGATGAGCGCCTTGCTCGCCGTCCAATGGGGTAGCCCCCATCCGATGTTTGCGGCCAAGCTGGCCCCGCCGCCCGGCCTGATAACCTTTCTTGCCTCGCTGCAACTTCGCATCAAGCGGCTGTTTGGCCGCCAAACTAAGGGAACCCTTGCATGA
- a CDS encoding TetR/AcrR family transcriptional regulator → MALTNDLSPRAARTRAALIAAGFDLLAEKPIDAIPIDEVVATAGVAKGSFFNHFADKQAFASAIASEVRIELESQVARANAGVTYPVARIAGGMLVGALFAIDNPKRTTVLLRSHGNSTARSHPLNKGLVDDFEAACAQGLLRHEARDSGVLYWLGLCQILMSNLVERKLDRSAADHRIAEMIILGLTGLGIDYSEAATLAARLSSVRPR, encoded by the coding sequence ATGGCTCTGACAAACGATCTTTCCCCCCGCGCTGCGCGAACGCGGGCCGCCCTGATTGCAGCAGGCTTTGATCTTCTCGCTGAAAAGCCCATCGACGCCATCCCGATCGATGAAGTCGTTGCAACTGCCGGTGTAGCCAAAGGCAGCTTTTTCAACCATTTCGCCGATAAGCAGGCCTTTGCATCCGCCATAGCGAGTGAGGTCCGCATTGAGCTTGAAAGTCAGGTTGCGCGAGCAAACGCAGGGGTAACGTACCCGGTCGCGCGCATCGCTGGCGGTATGTTGGTCGGAGCGCTATTTGCCATCGACAATCCCAAACGGACGACGGTGCTGCTCCGCAGTCACGGCAATTCAACGGCACGCAGTCATCCACTCAACAAGGGGTTGGTCGACGATTTCGAAGCAGCCTGTGCGCAGGGGCTGTTGAGGCATGAGGCGCGCGACAGCGGCGTCCTCTATTGGCTGGGCCTCTGCCAGATACTGATGAGCAATCTCGTCGAACGTAAGCTGGATCGGAGCGCTGCAGATCACCGCATCGCTGAAATGATCATTCTTGGCCTGACGGGATTAGGGATAGACTATAGCGAAGCTGCAACACTGGCGGCTCGATTGTCCAGCGTGCGGCCTCGATAA
- a CDS encoding sarcosine oxidase subunit gamma: MADALTRLDPVPAAPVRHGDLTIALAQPMRRWSLRARDAKRLEELLGVKIPGRIGETLGEIACLGPDEWLWRSAAGEPRDLGSGLPVSIVDISERSVGLVLEGASAREVLNAGCPLDLERFAVGRTVRTIYEGVEIILSRETETRWTVDVWRSFAEWLWLSLTKAAEHP; this comes from the coding sequence ATGGCTGACGCGCTCACTCGCCTGGACCCTGTGCCTGCGGCGCCTGTCCGGCATGGCGATCTGACGATAGCGCTCGCGCAACCGATGCGGCGCTGGTCTCTGCGCGCCCGCGACGCAAAGCGGCTCGAGGAACTGCTTGGGGTGAAGATCCCCGGACGGATCGGCGAAACCCTCGGAGAGATTGCCTGCCTTGGGCCCGATGAATGGCTATGGCGATCGGCAGCAGGCGAGCCCAGAGATTTGGGATCAGGCCTGCCCGTGAGCATTGTCGACATATCGGAACGCTCGGTCGGACTTGTGCTTGAGGGCGCGTCTGCCCGTGAAGTGCTCAACGCGGGCTGCCCGCTCGATCTCGAACGCTTTGCTGTCGGTCGCACAGTCCGAACAATCTACGAGGGCGTCGAAATCATTCTGTCCCGGGAAACCGAGACGCGCTGGACAGTGGATGTCTGGCGCAGCTTTGCCGAATGGCTATGGCTGTCTCTGACGAAAGCTGCCGAGCACCCTTAG
- a CDS encoding 2Fe-2S iron-sulfur cluster-binding protein, which yields MSGFRIKEGGRVDRSRTVRFTFDGKSYEGFAGDTLASALLAAGETLFGRSFKYHRPRGLVGAGVEEPNALITVDRGGGRFTPNLRATAIEIYDGLNARSQNRWPSLKTDFGAINDRLGRFFPAGFYNKTFMWPRSFWEKLYEPAIRRMAGLGDAPSETDPDDYAAGHAHCELLIIGAGPAGIDAALEASGTNKRVILIDEQDELGGGALSDPSLWPWLERSRKALADARNIIVLTRTTAFGYFHDNFIGAVERLTDHLASTGTGPRERLWKIRAGEVILAQGAIERPLVFEGNDTPGVMLASAAKVWALRYGVAVGKSVAVMAAHDSGWKDAIALHNAGVAVSTIIDVRDVIEPDLVEAARAAGIQVHLGSSVFGVSGRHAVTGIKFAANDGSRKQSVSCDALLMAGGWTPSIHLWSHSKGSIRWSDVWGAFLPDKPNENVRCVGACAGNWNFGQGINLGQLPTPKDPATIKAFVDFQNDVTAKDIALAVREGYRSVEHIKRYTTNGMATDQGKTSNLNALQLASGFLDKPIEAVGLTTFRPPYTPQSFGAFAGHAKDALFQPTRKTPIDSWAEEQGAVFEPVAQWRRTRYFPKAGEDMHAAVNRECLAVRNAVGIFDASTLGKIEVVGPDAAEFLNRMYTNPWKALEPGRCRYGLLLREDGFITDDGVSARLAPDRFHLTTTTGGAARVLNMMEDYLQTEWPDLDVWLTSISEQYAVIALQGPKARDLIAPFVESIDLSPEAFPHMAVRDGTICGVPTRLFRVSFTGELGFEINVPPGFGRAVWEALWAAGQELGLTAYGTETMHVLRAEKGFIIVGQDTDGTLTPYDAGLDWAVGKKKPDFVGKRSLARPDIVAPGRKQLVGLLTDDPNEVLEEGAQIVADSAQPIPMTMIGHVTSSYWSATLGRSIAIAMVAGGQGRTGETLYIPMPGRTIAAKVSGMVFYDPEGARLNG from the coding sequence ATGAGCGGGTTTCGGATCAAGGAAGGCGGTCGCGTCGACCGCAGCAGGACCGTGCGCTTCACCTTCGATGGCAAGTCCTATGAGGGCTTCGCTGGCGATACCTTGGCATCCGCCCTGCTCGCGGCCGGTGAGACGCTCTTTGGCCGATCCTTCAAATATCACCGCCCGCGTGGTCTGGTCGGTGCCGGAGTTGAAGAACCCAATGCCCTGATCACCGTGGATCGCGGTGGTGGTCGTTTCACACCGAATTTGCGCGCGACGGCGATCGAGATTTACGACGGCCTGAATGCCAGAAGCCAGAATCGCTGGCCCTCACTCAAGACTGACTTTGGCGCGATCAATGACCGGCTCGGCCGGTTCTTTCCGGCGGGTTTTTACAACAAGACGTTCATGTGGCCGCGGTCCTTCTGGGAAAAGCTCTATGAGCCCGCGATCCGCCGTATGGCCGGTCTGGGTGACGCGCCAAGCGAGACCGATCCCGATGACTATGCCGCCGGCCATGCGCACTGTGAGTTGCTGATTATCGGCGCCGGGCCAGCCGGTATCGATGCGGCGCTGGAAGCGAGCGGGACAAACAAGCGTGTCATCCTGATTGACGAGCAGGACGAACTGGGCGGTGGTGCGCTGTCCGATCCCTCGCTCTGGCCCTGGCTGGAGCGCAGCAGGAAGGCGTTGGCCGATGCCCGGAACATCATCGTCCTGACTCGAACGACGGCGTTTGGCTATTTTCACGACAATTTCATTGGGGCCGTCGAACGGCTGACCGATCATCTCGCGAGCACGGGCACAGGCCCGCGTGAAAGGCTTTGGAAAATCCGAGCCGGCGAAGTGATCCTTGCCCAGGGCGCTATTGAACGGCCGCTGGTCTTTGAAGGCAACGATACGCCGGGGGTCATGCTGGCCTCCGCCGCCAAGGTCTGGGCGTTGCGCTATGGTGTGGCGGTGGGCAAGAGTGTTGCCGTGATGGCTGCGCATGACAGCGGCTGGAAGGACGCAATCGCGCTGCACAACGCTGGCGTTGCAGTCTCGACGATCATTGACGTGCGGGATGTGATTGAGCCTGATCTTGTCGAGGCCGCCCGTGCTGCTGGCATTCAGGTCCATCTTGGCTCGAGCGTCTTTGGTGTCTCTGGCCGACATGCGGTTACAGGAATCAAGTTTGCCGCGAATGACGGCAGCAGGAAGCAGTCTGTATCGTGCGATGCTCTCCTGATGGCGGGCGGGTGGACACCCAGCATCCACCTTTGGTCGCACAGCAAGGGCAGCATCCGCTGGTCTGACGTTTGGGGCGCATTCCTGCCAGACAAGCCAAATGAGAATGTGCGCTGTGTCGGGGCCTGTGCCGGCAACTGGAATTTCGGCCAGGGGATCAATCTGGGGCAGCTGCCCACACCGAAGGATCCTGCGACAATCAAGGCGTTTGTGGACTTCCAGAACGATGTCACCGCAAAGGACATCGCCCTGGCAGTGCGCGAGGGCTATCGCTCGGTCGAACATATCAAGCGCTATACGACCAATGGCATGGCGACCGATCAGGGCAAGACATCCAACCTGAATGCGCTTCAGCTGGCCTCTGGATTTCTCGACAAGCCGATTGAGGCGGTTGGCCTGACGACTTTTCGCCCACCCTATACGCCCCAGAGTTTCGGCGCATTTGCCGGGCACGCCAAGGATGCCTTGTTCCAACCGACGCGCAAGACGCCTATCGACAGTTGGGCAGAAGAGCAGGGCGCGGTCTTCGAGCCGGTCGCGCAATGGCGTCGTACCCGCTATTTCCCCAAGGCAGGGGAGGACATGCATGCAGCCGTGAACCGCGAGTGCCTGGCCGTCCGCAATGCGGTTGGCATCTTCGATGCGTCGACCCTGGGCAAGATCGAAGTTGTTGGTCCGGATGCGGCGGAATTCCTCAACCGGATGTACACAAATCCGTGGAAGGCGCTCGAACCGGGTCGTTGCCGTTACGGCCTGTTGTTGCGAGAAGATGGGTTCATTACCGATGACGGTGTCTCGGCGCGACTTGCGCCAGACCGTTTTCACCTGACCACCACAACCGGCGGCGCTGCGCGCGTGCTCAACATGATGGAGGATTATCTCCAGACGGAATGGCCGGACCTCGACGTCTGGCTGACCAGCATTTCCGAACAGTATGCGGTCATTGCGCTTCAGGGCCCCAAGGCGCGCGATTTGATTGCGCCTTTTGTCGAGAGCATCGATCTTTCGCCCGAGGCCTTTCCGCACATGGCCGTGCGTGACGGGACCATCTGCGGCGTGCCGACCCGCTTGTTCCGCGTCAGCTTTACCGGGGAACTCGGATTCGAGATCAATGTGCCCCCCGGCTTTGGTCGCGCGGTTTGGGAAGCGCTGTGGGCGGCCGGACAAGAGCTTGGTCTCACGGCATATGGTACGGAAACGATGCATGTCTTGCGCGCCGAAAAGGGTTTCATCATTGTCGGGCAGGATACCGATGGCACCTTGACGCCTTACGACGCCGGCCTTGACTGGGCAGTCGGCAAGAAGAAGCCGGATTTTGTCGGCAAGCGTTCTCTTGCGCGCCCTGACATTGTTGCGCCCGGGCGCAAGCAATTGGTAGGGCTGCTGACCGATGATCCCAATGAGGTGCTGGAAGAAGGGGCGCAGATCGTTGCTGATTCCGCTCAGCCCATTCCAATGACGATGATCGGGCATGTCACCTCATCATACTGGAGTGCGACGCTCGGTCGCTCGATCGCGATCGCAATGGTGGCGGGCGGGCAGGGGCGCACAGGCGAAACGCTCTACATTCCCATGCCGGGCAGAACGATTGCGGCGAAAGTTTCGGGCATGGTGTTCTATGATCCGGAAGGAGCCCGGCTCAATGGCTGA
- a CDS encoding sarcosine oxidase subunit delta: MILIHCPYCDEKRPEIEFAYGGEGHIARPPDPSALSDEEWERYLFIRANPRGRHNERWRHSFGCGRFFNAVRDTVTDKFELTYKAGEARK, from the coding sequence ATGATCCTGATTCATTGCCCCTATTGCGACGAAAAGCGCCCCGAGATCGAATTTGCCTATGGCGGGGAGGGCCATATTGCGCGTCCGCCGGATCCTTCGGCACTGTCAGACGAAGAATGGGAACGGTATCTGTTCATCCGCGCGAATCCGAGGGGGCGGCACAATGAGCGCTGGCGGCACTCCTTTGGCTGCGGACGCTTTTTCAATGCTGTTCGGGATACCGTAACCGACAAATTCGAATTGACCTACAAGGCTGGCGAGGCTCGCAAATGA
- a CDS encoding sarcosine oxidase subunit beta family protein, whose protein sequence is MTRFSALSLFANALSSHEKWPQHWPDAAPKQSYDVIIVGAGGHGLGAAYYLASRYGITNVAVIEKGWLGGGNTGRNTTIIRSNYLYDESAHLYDHAVKLWDGLSQDLNFNVMYSKRGVMMLAHNVHDVQSFKRHIHANRLNGVDNEWLTPEEAKAYCPPLSIEPDARYPVLGAALQRRGGTARHDSVAWGYARAAARLGVDIIQNCAVTGIRRDRQGAIEGVETERGFIASKKVGVSAAGNTSVVMRMAGLDFPLESYPLQALVSEPVKPVFPCVVMSNTVHAYMSQSDKGELVIGAGTDQYVSYSQRGALHILEHNIAAICEIFPIFRRMRMLRSWGGIVDVTPDRSPILGKTPVPGLYVNCGWGTGGFKATPGAADLLAYTIAKDEPHRINAPFNLDRFRNGRLIDEAAAAAVAH, encoded by the coding sequence ATGACCCGGTTTTCCGCCCTCAGCCTGTTCGCCAATGCCTTGTCGAGCCACGAGAAATGGCCACAGCATTGGCCGGATGCAGCCCCCAAACAATCCTATGATGTGATCATTGTTGGCGCTGGCGGACATGGTCTGGGCGCCGCCTATTATCTGGCCAGTCGCTACGGAATCACGAATGTGGCGGTGATTGAAAAAGGCTGGCTGGGCGGCGGCAATACGGGGCGCAACACCACAATCATCCGATCCAACTATCTCTATGATGAAAGTGCCCATCTCTACGACCATGCCGTGAAACTGTGGGACGGGCTTTCGCAGGATCTCAATTTCAACGTGATGTATTCAAAGCGCGGCGTGATGATGCTCGCGCACAATGTGCATGACGTGCAGAGCTTCAAGCGACATATTCATGCAAACCGCCTCAATGGCGTCGACAATGAATGGCTGACCCCGGAAGAGGCCAAGGCCTATTGCCCCCCGCTGAGCATCGAGCCAGACGCGCGCTATCCGGTGCTGGGCGCAGCGCTCCAGCGTCGCGGTGGGACTGCCAGGCATGATAGTGTTGCCTGGGGATATGCGCGTGCTGCAGCACGGCTGGGCGTCGATATCATCCAGAATTGTGCGGTCACGGGCATTCGTCGCGACAGGCAAGGCGCTATCGAAGGCGTGGAGACGGAGCGTGGCTTCATCGCGTCGAAGAAAGTCGGCGTTTCGGCGGCCGGCAATACGTCGGTCGTCATGCGGATGGCCGGTCTGGATTTCCCATTGGAGAGCTATCCTCTGCAGGCACTTGTGTCAGAGCCGGTCAAACCGGTCTTTCCATGTGTCGTCATGTCGAACACCGTGCACGCCTATATGAGCCAGTCTGACAAGGGCGAACTGGTGATCGGTGCTGGCACGGATCAGTATGTCAGCTATTCACAACGCGGCGCACTCCACATTCTTGAACATAATATTGCGGCCATCTGCGAGATTTTCCCGATCTTTCGCAGGATGCGGATGCTGCGTAGCTGGGGCGGGATCGTCGATGTGACGCCGGATCGTTCCCCGATCCTTGGGAAGACTCCTGTGCCGGGCCTTTATGTCAATTGCGGCTGGGGAACAGGCGGCTTCAAGGCGACACCGGGAGCGGCTGACCTGCTGGCCTATACGATTGCCAAGGATGAACCGCATCGCATCAACGCTCCGTTCAATCTGGATCGCTTCCGGAACGGACGCCTGATCGACGAAGCGGCTGCTGCAGCGGTGGCGCATTGA
- a CDS encoding cupin domain-containing protein, producing the protein MMGLPIAGTVTSSASGWQPGARPGELVCPLVDDPRGYRTMLSKVPPEPLGELHAHEEIEQIYVIEGDFFDDDANYGPGDFVLRMPGTMHRAGSKNGCLMMIVYAPLVEARA; encoded by the coding sequence ATGATGGGGCTTCCAATCGCCGGAACGGTTACAAGCAGCGCATCAGGCTGGCAGCCGGGTGCTCGGCCGGGCGAACTTGTCTGTCCACTGGTCGACGACCCGCGCGGCTATCGGACTATGTTGTCAAAAGTCCCGCCGGAGCCTTTGGGCGAATTGCACGCGCATGAAGAGATTGAACAGATCTATGTCATCGAAGGCGATTTCTTCGATGATGACGCGAACTATGGCCCGGGCGACTTCGTGCTACGCATGCCGGGAACAATGCACCGCGCAGGCAGCAAGAACGGATGTCTGATGATGATCGTTTACGCGCCGCTGGTCGAGGCACGCGCATGA
- a CDS encoding aromatic ring-hydroxylating oxygenase subunit alpha, with the protein MSEYSSVTQWLGQDRQGYTLPQGLYVSRAAFEFDTRVMLKRVWLYACTVAHVKKPGDFYLFEMANTSVIIVRGRDGEVRAFHNSCAHRGAKLCSQAQGSAPRIMCPYHQWTYSLDGKLLAARNMPEGFEKADHGLQPARLENIGGLIFICLSDDPPTIEHARADIAERVAIYNLEHCKVAVQDDIVEAANWKLVMENNRECYHCDVNHPELLKSLGTSGFGKGLPGDDAEAAQGARYEEYLAAQQAAWREAGLYTHLVEFPDDGWHRVVRLPLANGSRSQTIDGEPASRVPICVHPGTGDSSLSVWTQPNSWHHFCQDHAVTFSLTPLDADRTLLRTSWLVHEDAVEGVDYDVDNLAAVWRATNRQDSMLAELNHAGIATDGYRPGPYALEERLVEEFKEFYVETAKSALGEGAA; encoded by the coding sequence GTGTCGGAATATTCCTCTGTCACCCAATGGCTTGGTCAGGATCGGCAAGGATACACCTTGCCGCAAGGCCTTTATGTCAGCAGAGCTGCGTTCGAGTTTGATACGCGGGTCATGCTCAAGCGGGTCTGGCTTTATGCTTGCACGGTTGCGCATGTAAAAAAGCCGGGCGACTTCTACCTGTTCGAAATGGCCAACACATCGGTCATCATCGTGCGCGGTCGCGATGGGGAAGTGAGAGCATTCCACAACAGCTGCGCTCATCGCGGCGCGAAACTCTGCAGTCAGGCACAAGGCAGCGCACCGCGCATCATGTGCCCATACCACCAATGGACATACAGCCTCGATGGCAAATTGCTTGCCGCCCGCAACATGCCGGAGGGCTTTGAAAAGGCCGATCACGGGCTGCAGCCGGCAAGGCTGGAAAATATCGGCGGTCTGATCTTCATTTGCCTGTCGGACGATCCGCCGACGATCGAGCATGCACGCGCTGACATCGCCGAACGCGTTGCGATCTACAACCTCGAACACTGCAAAGTGGCTGTGCAGGACGATATTGTCGAAGCAGCCAACTGGAAACTCGTGATGGAAAACAATCGCGAGTGTTACCACTGCGACGTGAACCATCCCGAATTGCTGAAGTCCCTGGGGACAAGCGGTTTTGGTAAGGGCTTGCCGGGTGACGATGCGGAAGCGGCTCAGGGCGCGCGCTACGAGGAATATCTCGCGGCGCAACAGGCGGCTTGGCGCGAGGCAGGTCTTTATACCCATTTGGTCGAATTTCCGGATGACGGCTGGCACCGTGTGGTCCGCCTGCCTCTCGCCAATGGCTCGCGATCACAGACCATTGACGGGGAACCGGCTTCGCGCGTTCCGATCTGTGTGCACCCCGGAACCGGCGATTCCAGCCTTTCCGTCTGGACACAGCCCAATTCCTGGCACCATTTCTGTCAGGACCATGCGGTGACCTTTTCACTGACTCCGCTCGATGCCGATCGCACGTTGTTGCGGACCAGTTGGCTGGTCCATGAGGATGCAGTGGAAGGTGTCGACTATGATGTCGACAACCTCGCTGCCGTCTGGCGTGCCACCAACCGACAGGACAGCATGCTGGCTGAGCTTAATCACGCGGGAATTGCCACCGACGGTTACCGCCCCGGCCCCTATGCATTGGAGGAACGGTTGGTCGAGGAATTCAAGGAGTTCTACGTCGAAACGGCAAAATCCGCCTTGGGCGAGGGTGCTGCATGA